The Paracoccus albus region ATCTGAGCGCCGCGCATCAGGTCGAACCGCTGTTGAACGGCACCCTGATCCTGCCCGTCGACCACGTCTTCACCTATGACGACAAGGAAAGCCAGGAACGTGTCCGGGAGATCGACGGCCATCTCGCTGAGCGGGGACTTCTGCCGCACGTTCACGATTTTCCGTTCGGTGCCTGACACTATCACTTCGACCGGCGGTCGAGATCGGCGCTTTCGGTATCGGCCTGAATGAATTTGTTGTCGCCGGGATCCTGCCGCAGATCGCCGCTGATTTCGGTGTCGACATCCCGACCGCCGGGCTGATGGCCACAACCTATGCACTTGGCGTGTTTGTCTGGGCGTCGATCCTGACGGTGCTTGGTTCAGGCGCCCCGCGCAAAACCATGCTCATCGGCCTCGTCCTTCTGTTCACCCCGAGCAACGTTCTGACCGCAATTGCCTCTAGCCTTCCGGTCGCGCTTGCCGGACGTGTCCTGACCGCCTTCAACCACGGCACGTTTTTCGGCATCGGCTCGATCATCGCGGCATCTCTGGTCGCCAAGGACAAGCAGGCGCGTGCAATTGCCTTCATGTTCTCGGGCTTGAAGCTGGCGAGTGCTGTTATTCTTCAACGACTTTCGAAGGGTTCATGATACTGAGTGGGTCGATTGCGCGCTTGAGTTGGGCCATCAAATCCCAGGCCTCCCCGTGCTGGTCGCGCATATACGCCTTCTTGCCTGTGCCTACGCCATGCTCACCTGTCACCGTTCCGCCAAATTCCAGCGCAGTTCGGTTTACGGTCGCTGCTAGGTTCTTCGCCTTCTCGATTTCGGCCGGATCGTCGCGGTCTACCAAGATCGAAAGATGAAAATTGCCGTCTCCGACATGGCCTACAATCGGCGCGATCAAACCGGATGCGGCGATTTCCTGCTTTGTCCGTTTGATTGTCTCGGCGAGCGCGGAAATCGGCACGCAGCAATCAGTCAGCACGCCCGTGGCGCCGGGGCGCAGCGCCTTGGCCGCGAAATAGGCGTTGTGCCGCGCCTGCCAGAGCTTGTTGCGGTCCTCTGTATTGCGGGCCCATCGGAAATCAGACACGCCGAACTCACCTGCGATTGCCTCGAAGCTTTCGACTTGCTCGCCGACACCGGCTTCAGTGCCATGGAACTCTATGAACAGATGCGGCTTTTCCGGGAGGTTCAAATCCGGCGTGAACAGGTTCATGCCTTTCATCTGGATCTCGTCCAGCAACTCTATCCTGGCCATGGGCAGGCCGGTCTGAATGGCGAGAATGACAGTATCGACCGCTGCATCAACGCTGTCGAAGGCGCAGGTCGCTGCTAGGATTGCTTCGGGCTGGCCAAACAGACGCACCGTCAGCCGCGTTATGATGCCAAGCGTCCCCTCCGAGCCGATGAACAGATGGGTCAGATCGTATCCTGCAGATGACTTGCGCGCCCGGCAGCCGGTTTCGATGATACGTCCATCTGGCAGCACCACCTCCATCGCCAAGACGTTTTCGCGCATGGTGCCGTAGCGCACGGCGTTTGTGCCAGAGGCTCTGGTTGCCGCCATCCCGCCAAGCGTCGCATCGGCTCCGGGATCCACGGTGAACATTAAACCCGTCGCACGCAGATCCTCGTTAAGCTGGCCGCGCGTCACGCCGGGCTGAACCACTGCATCCAGATCGCGTTCGTTGATCGCCAGAATGCGGTTCATCCTACTGGTGTCGACGCTTATCCCGCCTTTGACCGGTATGACGTGTCCTTCCAGCGAAGACCCGATCCCGAAAGGAACGATCGGGCAGCGATGATCGGCGCATATGCGGACGATACGGGCGACTTCTTCGGTCGTTTCGGGGAAGGCGACGGCGTCAGGCAAAGCAGGCGGCGAGTAAGCCTCGTCTCGACCGTGCATTTCGCGGATCGTAGAGCCGATGCTTAGCCGGTCGCCCAAGAATTCGCGAAGGGCCTCGATGGTCTTGGTGCGGTCCGTGGTTTTCTGGTTATCGGTCATCGCTCAGTTTACCTCTGGCGGCGGGGTCGCGGCTGGCGCCCCGACATTCATTGCCTTTTCCAGCCCGCCATGACTTTCGATCAGTGCGTCCTGATCGGTGAAGGCCAGGTCGTTCATCTCGGCTGGATCACAGATCGCTTCCAGCTCTGCATAGAGATCATCCAGCACCGGCTTGGAGGTTGGGTCCGCAGCGCGATTTACTGTTTCTTCGGGATCGTCATGAAGGTCGAACAGCTCCGGCGCGAAGCCGTGATAATGGATCAGCTTCCAGCGCCCCTTACGCAGCATGTAGCAGGCCGAGACCGCACCCACCGCATGATATTCACTGAAGACAATGCGGTCGGAGTCATCAGCTTCGGCGGCAATATCATAAAGAGACTGGCCCGGTCTGTCGCCTTCCAGCGTCGCATCGAAATGGTCGATGATTGTTTCCGAGACGTCCAAAAGGCTGACCGGCGTGTTGCAGATTCCGCCTTCCGCGTCTGGTTGACTGACGATCAGCGGAACCGCGACGGATTCCTGATACATGTTGGACTTTCCCCAGAGCCCGCGCGCGCCCACGTTGTCACCATGGTCCGAACTGTAGATGATGGTCGTGTCCCCGGACAGGCCAACCTGTTCGAGTGCATCCACGATCCGGCCGACATTGTGATCCATCCAGCTGCACAGTGCATAGTAACAACGTCGGGCAAGCTGCCGCTCATCCTCGTCCTTCATGGCACTGTCGCCTGCCAGTGATGCCGCCTGCTTCGCGACCCAAGGGTGAAGCTGATAGCCGCCGCGGGGATGCAGCTTTATCGGTGGAATGCTTTCCGGTGCATAGAGATCAAGGAATTCCTGCGGAACGATCAGCGGAAAATGCGGTGCCACCAGCCCGACATATAGACACCAAGGGCGGCCGTCCTGTGCGGCATCTGACAGCCAATTGATCGCGCGTTCGGTGACAGCGGTGTCATATCGCGTATAGTTACTGTCGCCCGGCCCGATATAGGTGCCCAACATGCGGCCATCCTTAACGACGCGCTCATCCTCTCGGCGGATTGAGCCCCAAACCATCCCGTGGCCGCCCGCGACCTGCATCGGAATATGCTCGACATCAAAGCCGGCTGGGTCTTCGGCATCGCGGTAATGCAGCTTACCGATAGATTCAACGCGCGTGCCCTGATCCTGCAGGGCATGCCCCCAACCACGTGGCTTACCGGTGTAGGGCATCGCATTGTCCCACAGGCGTATGTCATGGACGTATCGGCCGGTTGCAAAGGCCGCCCTTGCGGGAACGCAGATCGGGGAGGGCGTGTAGGCATTGGTGAACCGGGTCCCTCGCGCAGCAAGCGCGTCAAGGTTCGGTGTTTTCACAAATGAGCCCGCGCAGCCCATCGCGGTCGCCTGATGTTCATCTGATAGAATGACAAGAAGATTTTTCGATTTGGTCATGCATCATTCCTCGTCGGATTGGGTCTCTGTAAAATCGGTTGTCTCTGCCGCCTGGGCCAAGGCACGGATAATCGGAAAAACCAGTTCGCGTTGTTCCGGCGTTAACGAACTCAGCAGATGTCGCTGGCGCGCGTCCAACTCAGGGGCCAGCCGATCATGGGCGGCGTGGCCCCTGTCTGTCAGCGTGATGACGAATTGGCGCTGATCAGTTTTGCACGGCGCTGTCGCGATATAGCCTTCTTCGACCAGAGCGTTAACGGTCTTGCTGAACTGCCCCTTGTCGATGCCAGAGCTTTTTCTGACGGCGGTCGAGCGGTCAGCAACCTGCATGCCGACGATTCGAATGATACGCCATTGGGGAAGAGATAGCTTTCCGTGACGAGCCAGGATGACACGCGCCTGTGCGGCAAGCTTTGCACTGAGCTGCGTCAGCTGAAACGGCAGAAGCAAGTCGATATCAATCGAGCTTTGCTGTGAGTCATCGTCGCGCATTCACCTTCCTCCCAACTGGATCATTTCCCCACAAGGTGGACATGTCAACCTTTTTCGTTGACATGTCCACCTGTGCCTGCGAGGTTGGATCAGGGAAATTTTGTAGGGGAGGACAAGATGACCAAGCTTTTCAAACACCTCTTGCTGGCGACATCGATTCTGTCGGCGCCGGTATTTGCAAATGCGCAGGACTGGGAGCCTCCGGGTCCGATCAAGCTGTTGATAGGTTTCGCAGCAGGTGGTGGCGCGGATACGCAAGCGCGCCTTGTCGCGCAGGGCATCGAAGAGAGATACGGCTGGACAATCCTGCCCGAGCAGGTTGAGGGCAATTCGGGTCTGTCGCTGGCCGCGCAACTGACCAGTGAGCCGGCGGACGGAACAGCTATCGGGATGGTCGTTTCAGAGACGCTGACCTACAGTGCGCTTGCGGCAGGCGATCCCGAACTGCAGCTCGATCAGTTCACTTCCCTTGCAACGACCGCCAGCTTTGAACTCGGCCTCGTGGCTATGACAGGCAGCGCATATGACAGTTGGGACAAGGTTGTTGCAGCCGCGGAAGGCGGTGAAGCGGTCAGGTTTGGGGTTGCCTCAGATCGGCAAGCGGATGTCGCGTGGCTGTTTGGTCAGTCCGTCGGATTGGATTTCAATATCGTTCCGGTTCAAGGCGGCGCGGGCGTGATGAATGGACTGCGCGGCGGTGATTTGGATGTCGGCTGGGTCGCAGGCGCACAGTCCAAGGCCGTTCAGCAGGGCGAGATGGTCAATATTGTCAGCGGCATCAGTCAGAAACTGGGCGATTCACCCGATGCTCCGACGATTACCGATCTGGGCGGGGAATATCTGCTGGACGGATATTTCATGTTTATCGCGCCGGGCGGCCTTGATCCATCCGCGCGGGCAGCACTCGGCTCAGCAATTGCGGATGTCCTGAACGACCCCGAAAGCGAAGCAAATCAGCTTGTGGAGTCCGGGTTCGGTGGCGCAGACGTGCTGACGGGCGAGGACGTCGACGCTCGTATGCTGGAGCTGAACGAAGAAGCCGAAGCCCTTCTGAGCGCAGCAAACGAAAGCTGAAGGGCACGGCTCTGTCGGGGAGGGCAGAGACATGCGACGCTTCAATTCAGAGATATACCTCGGATGCGCGGTCATCCTTATCGCTCTGGTCGCGATCTTTGTGTGGTTGCCCAGTGACAGCGCATCTGGTCTAATCGCCCGACAAAGGGGGCGCGTGTCCATCGGTGAGGCGCTTGCACCAGCGGCTTCGTTCGCGCTGATGGCGCTGGCAGGCGGGCTGATCCTGCTGGAAGGCCGCGGCAAAAACTGGGTCGCGCATATATCGCTGGAAAACCTGCGCTTCCTTGGCTTGCTGGTCGCCATCTTCGCGATCTCAACGCTCCTGATGCGATCAGGTGGGCCAGCATTGGTCGCAATCGCCAACGGATTCGGCGCGGACGAACTCAGCTACCGCGAGCTGCGCGATACCGCGCCGTGGAAATATATCGGCTTCGTTCTCGGGGGAACCTTCCTTGTCGCTTCCTTGATGTCTTTCATCGAAGGGCGGGTAAGCTGGCGAGCCATCGGCGTTGGCTTGGCTGCGGTCACTTTTCTGATTGCTGTCTTCGACCTGCCGTTTCCGGATCTTCTCCTTCCACCGAATGGTGACGTATGAGCGACATTCTCAACTACATCTGGCTTGGTGTCGTTTCGGTCTTTCAAAGCCAACCGTTGTTCTCTTTGTTCGGCTTCGGCATCCCGGCGGCGCCGGCAATGCTGCTGGGCGGGCTGCTGACAGGTATCGCGGTTGGTGCCACGCCGGGCCTTGCCGGTCCGATGGCAATGGCGATCTCGCTGCCTATTCTGATTTCCGCCTTCGGTTTCACTCCCGATGCGCTTCTGCCGGTTTTCGGGTTTTTGATTGGCATCATGAAGGGGGCAACGGTCGGCGGTGCCGTTCCCGCAATCTTGTTCAACATGCCAGGCACTCCGGACGCGTTGATGACCACACTGGATGGGCATCCAATGGCAAAATCGGGCCAACCCAAACGAGCTCTGCGCATAGCGCAGATATCTTCGGTGAGCGGGGATACGTTCTCGGACATCGTGCTTTTTGTTGGTGCACCCTTCCTTGCAGTTGCGGTCGAAGCCTATCTCGACCTGCCGGAGAAGACCGCCCTTTTGATCCTGTCGATTTCATTCATCGCGGCGGTCATGGGCAAATCCGTCGGCAAGGGCTTGCTGGCCGTCGCGATGGGGCTCGCCGTGGCCTATGTCGGAACAGGTCAGGCATTGAGCCCTCGGATGACCTTCGGGATTGACGCGCTGTCGAACGGCTTCCCGCTGGTCTCGACGATACTGGGCGTGCTGATCCTGGGCGAGATCTTCCGCTCGATAGAAGAACTGTGGCAGTCCGGTCGCAATGGCAGTGCCGACGACGACATCATTCATGATCCGCAGGCGGACGATCTGCAACCGGGCGATATTAAGCGGATAAGCCCGTCTATTGCTCGCTCAGCGGTTATCGGAACCATCATCGGAGCCCTACCGGGAGTAGGTTCCACTCTGGCGGCGACGCTGGGATATAGCCTTGCAAAACGTCGGTATGATGGCAGACGTGGACCGGACGATGTGGAATTCGGAAAGGGTGCGCCGGAAGGCATCGCGGCGACAGAATCCGCGAACTCTGCCGTCTCAGGCGCGAACCTCATTCCGGTTCTCTCCCTTGGCATCCCGGGCAATGCGGCAGCCGTCTTCCTGATACTCGCCGCAAACAGCATTGGCGGCTTCAATCCGGGCCCTGCGGTGTTTCGCTTCACCACGCCCGAAATCAACCCGGAACTGGTGATCGCATTCGGTATCTTCACCCTAATGGCGCTTGGGAATTTGCTGAACTGGACGATCGGCGGCTACTTTATGCGCTCGATGGGTGTTCTGGCGCGTATCCCGGGGCAGATATTGCTGCCGACCGTGCTGCTCATCACTCTCACGGCAATTTACGTGCAGGAAACCAGTTTGTTCGCGCTGTGGGTCACGTTCAGCTTCGGCGTTCTGGGCTATACGATGCGGCGTGTGGAGGTCCCCGTGCTGCCCTTCGTCATTGCCTTCATACTTGCTCGTCCTTTGGAACAAACCGCGCGCGAAGCATTTGCTGCGACCGGCGGCGATCCATGGTTCCTGTTCAACAGCCTGACATCGGTATTGTTCATAATAGCGGCGATCGGTTCGGTGATATTCCTGAATAGGCGTTCAGGAAGTTGAGGCATCCGCGAATGTTCGAACTGCGCCTGGCCGAAACACAGTATGCCGGCCATAGGGTCAGGACTCTTTCTTGATCATAGCCAGAAGATGACGGTCGCAGCGAGCAGGATGGCGGAAAAGAAGATCTCGGGACTTCGGTCGTATAGGGTGGCAACGCGGCGCCGGTCAGAGTCGGATTATGCCTTTGATGGCGGGTTTGCTGCCTGAGACAGCAACCTGTGTCGCAACCAAACAACGCCACCTTCCAGCGTCTCCGCTGAAATAAGTTCCATTGCCTGACCTTGTGCCGGAGGATCATTCTCTGATGCAGAGTGCTCGTAGATCGACGGCATCCCAGCCAGGCCATCAATGGCTGGCATGACAAGTGTGCTGGTTTCATCGATAAGGCGTTGCGCCAGGAATGCACCGTTCAATCGAGCTCCACCCTCAAGCAACAGCGTCCTCGCTCCAAAATGGTCGCCAAGCCTGTCCAGCACGGACGCAATATCTCTTCCATCCGGTCCGGCAAACAGACCGCTGGCACCGATCGACTGGACATGATCGACATGAGCCTGCGGGACTTGGGTGGAAAAGACGAAGACCAGATGATCCTCCATAGTGTTCTTCTCGAAAAACAGGCGCCCTGACGGGTCAAAAAGCACGCCCAGTTTTTGCCCGTGGCGGTCGCCGATGACATCCTGACGCTCTGTCGGTGCTTCCAGAGCGTGATCCGTCAGGGACACCGCATACCGTTCCAGTGTCTTGCGTCCCGCGATCCAGCCATCATGCGGCAACCGCGCCTCGGCTTCCTCGTATCTCGCCCATAGGAACGCGTTGTAGTCGGTGACCCCGGCCGGTGGTTCGAACCGATCCGTCAGCAAACGTCCGTCGATTGAAGTTATCATGTGGCAGATGATTTTCGGCCGCATCCTGTTCTCCGTCGTCAGTTTCGATGCAGCATATCCACCACGCTATTGACGCGGTAGCCGTTGGCCCTTGCTAGGATAAATGACCCCATGTCATAGATTAGCGACATCATCTCAACGCCTGGCAGAAATCCGATGGCGACATGCTTAAAGAAAACATCACCGACATCATGGCCTTTGTCGCTGTCGCGCGTGAGGGAAGCTTCACGCGTGCTGCTGCGCAACTGGGCCTGTCGCAATCGGC contains the following coding sequences:
- a CDS encoding MFS transporter, producing the protein MGAFGIGLNEFVVAGILPQIAADFGVDIPTAGLMATTYALGVFVWASILTVLGSGAPRKTMLIGLVLLFTPSNVLTAIASSLPVALAGRVLTAFNHGTFFGIGSIIAASLVAKDKQARAIAFMFSGLKLASAVILQRLSKGS
- a CDS encoding FAD-binding oxidoreductase; this translates as MTDNQKTTDRTKTIEALREFLGDRLSIGSTIREMHGRDEAYSPPALPDAVAFPETTEEVARIVRICADHRCPIVPFGIGSSLEGHVIPVKGGISVDTSRMNRILAINERDLDAVVQPGVTRGQLNEDLRATGLMFTVDPGADATLGGMAATRASGTNAVRYGTMRENVLAMEVVLPDGRIIETGCRARKSSAGYDLTHLFIGSEGTLGIITRLTVRLFGQPEAILAATCAFDSVDAAVDTVILAIQTGLPMARIELLDEIQMKGMNLFTPDLNLPEKPHLFIEFHGTEAGVGEQVESFEAIAGEFGVSDFRWARNTEDRNKLWQARHNAYFAAKALRPGATGVLTDCCVPISALAETIKRTKQEIAASGLIAPIVGHVGDGNFHLSILVDRDDPAEIEKAKNLAATVNRTALEFGGTVTGEHGVGTGKKAYMRDQHGEAWDLMAQLKRAIDPLSIMNPSKVVEE
- a CDS encoding sulfatase-like hydrolase/transferase, translated to MTKSKNLLVILSDEHQATAMGCAGSFVKTPNLDALAARGTRFTNAYTPSPICVPARAAFATGRYVHDIRLWDNAMPYTGKPRGWGHALQDQGTRVESIGKLHYRDAEDPAGFDVEHIPMQVAGGHGMVWGSIRREDERVVKDGRMLGTYIGPGDSNYTRYDTAVTERAINWLSDAAQDGRPWCLYVGLVAPHFPLIVPQEFLDLYAPESIPPIKLHPRGGYQLHPWVAKQAASLAGDSAMKDEDERQLARRCYYALCSWMDHNVGRIVDALEQVGLSGDTTIIYSSDHGDNVGARGLWGKSNMYQESVAVPLIVSQPDAEGGICNTPVSLLDVSETIIDHFDATLEGDRPGQSLYDIAAEADDSDRIVFSEYHAVGAVSACYMLRKGRWKLIHYHGFAPELFDLHDDPEETVNRAADPTSKPVLDDLYAELEAICDPAEMNDLAFTDQDALIESHGGLEKAMNVGAPAATPPPEVN
- a CDS encoding MarR family winged helix-turn-helix transcriptional regulator, translating into MRDDDSQQSSIDIDLLLPFQLTQLSAKLAAQARVILARHGKLSLPQWRIIRIVGMQVADRSTAVRKSSGIDKGQFSKTVNALVEEGYIATAPCKTDQRQFVITLTDRGHAAHDRLAPELDARQRHLLSSLTPEQRELVFPIIRALAQAAETTDFTETQSDEE
- a CDS encoding tripartite tricarboxylate transporter substrate-binding protein; its protein translation is MTKLFKHLLLATSILSAPVFANAQDWEPPGPIKLLIGFAAGGGADTQARLVAQGIEERYGWTILPEQVEGNSGLSLAAQLTSEPADGTAIGMVVSETLTYSALAAGDPELQLDQFTSLATTASFELGLVAMTGSAYDSWDKVVAAAEGGEAVRFGVASDRQADVAWLFGQSVGLDFNIVPVQGGAGVMNGLRGGDLDVGWVAGAQSKAVQQGEMVNIVSGISQKLGDSPDAPTITDLGGEYLLDGYFMFIAPGGLDPSARAALGSAIADVLNDPESEANQLVESGFGGADVLTGEDVDARMLELNEEAEALLSAANES
- a CDS encoding tripartite tricarboxylate transporter permease, yielding MSDILNYIWLGVVSVFQSQPLFSLFGFGIPAAPAMLLGGLLTGIAVGATPGLAGPMAMAISLPILISAFGFTPDALLPVFGFLIGIMKGATVGGAVPAILFNMPGTPDALMTTLDGHPMAKSGQPKRALRIAQISSVSGDTFSDIVLFVGAPFLAVAVEAYLDLPEKTALLILSISFIAAVMGKSVGKGLLAVAMGLAVAYVGTGQALSPRMTFGIDALSNGFPLVSTILGVLILGEIFRSIEELWQSGRNGSADDDIIHDPQADDLQPGDIKRISPSIARSAVIGTIIGALPGVGSTLAATLGYSLAKRRYDGRRGPDDVEFGKGAPEGIAATESANSAVSGANLIPVLSLGIPGNAAAVFLILAANSIGGFNPGPAVFRFTTPEINPELVIAFGIFTLMALGNLLNWTIGGYFMRSMGVLARIPGQILLPTVLLITLTAIYVQETSLFALWVTFSFGVLGYTMRRVEVPVLPFVIAFILARPLEQTAREAFAATGGDPWFLFNSLTSVLFIIAAIGSVIFLNRRSGS
- a CDS encoding dihydrofolate reductase family protein, with translation MRPKIICHMITSIDGRLLTDRFEPPAGVTDYNAFLWARYEEAEARLPHDGWIAGRKTLERYAVSLTDHALEAPTERQDVIGDRHGQKLGVLFDPSGRLFFEKNTMEDHLVFVFSTQVPQAHVDHVQSIGASGLFAGPDGRDIASVLDRLGDHFGARTLLLEGGARLNGAFLAQRLIDETSTLVMPAIDGLAGMPSIYEHSASENDPPAQGQAMELISAETLEGGVVWLRHRLLSQAANPPSKA